One genomic segment of Pseudoalteromonas sp. GCY includes these proteins:
- a CDS encoding DUF3283 family protein, whose protein sequence is MSYNLCLLSRQEKYQIQLEYEASFWAYQIKRGKKSREAIYDTINQRPLSEQDTLKQKFEYYLSLMLA, encoded by the coding sequence ATGAGCTATAACCTGTGTTTGCTATCTAGACAAGAAAAATACCAAATTCAACTTGAGTATGAGGCGTCGTTTTGGGCCTACCAAATAAAACGAGGCAAAAAAAGTAGAGAAGCGATTTATGACACCATCAATCAAAGGCCGTTGTCTGAACAGGACACGCTAAAACAAAAGTTTGAGTATTACTTGAGTCTAATGCTTGCTTGA
- a CDS encoding DUF1289 domain-containing protein: protein MEQIEIFEIPSPCKGICQVNNRGYCKGCYRSREERFEWNNLNNEQKRKVISLCQQRYKRYLQRKSKSEHMDDQKGENFKFDI, encoded by the coding sequence ATGGAACAAATTGAGATATTCGAGATCCCAAGTCCGTGTAAGGGGATCTGTCAGGTAAATAATCGCGGTTATTGTAAAGGTTGCTATCGCAGTCGCGAGGAGCGCTTTGAGTGGAATAATTTGAATAACGAGCAAAAGCGTAAAGTTATCTCGTTGTGCCAGCAACGTTATAAAAGGTACCTGCAACGAAAGTCAAAATCAGAGCATATGGATGATCAAAAAGGGGAAAACTTCAAATTTGATATTTAG
- a CDS encoding ion transporter, which translates to MQLHIREKTAAVLEATGQYRRLGRAVDIFLITLILTNVVAIVLESERDLATLYHHYFLTLELVSVTIFAIEYLLRFWCCVDKLDYRHLDIPNWKKRLKYLISPLAVIDLIAILPTILMAFITFDLRFLRVIRLLRIFKLTRYSRAMQLLLAAFKEESSSLLAAFFIMSVVLIMASCGIYLIEHDVQPDKFGSIPKAMWWAMATLTTVGYGDVVPITPLGQFFGGLITLLSMGMVAIPTGLLASSFADQMRKRRDAFNEAVLHALVDGDVDKSERAHLEALRIELGLSQLEANQAIKLMSSQRVHNMYCRHCGKKL; encoded by the coding sequence ATGCAACTTCACATCAGAGAAAAAACGGCTGCGGTGCTCGAGGCTACAGGACAATATCGCCGACTCGGGCGCGCAGTTGATATCTTCCTCATCACCCTGATTTTAACCAATGTCGTTGCTATCGTGTTGGAATCTGAGCGCGACTTAGCAACGCTGTACCATCACTACTTTCTAACTCTAGAGTTAGTCAGTGTGACCATCTTCGCCATCGAATACTTACTGAGATTTTGGTGTTGTGTCGATAAACTTGATTATCGCCATTTGGATATACCAAATTGGAAAAAGCGCCTAAAATATCTGATATCACCGCTGGCGGTGATTGATCTCATCGCTATTTTACCAACCATATTAATGGCATTTATCACCTTTGATCTGCGCTTTTTACGTGTTATTCGATTACTCAGGATCTTTAAGCTGACGCGCTACTCTCGGGCCATGCAGTTGCTACTCGCGGCATTTAAAGAAGAGTCGAGCTCATTACTTGCTGCCTTTTTTATTATGAGTGTGGTGCTTATCATGGCCTCTTGCGGGATTTATCTTATTGAGCACGATGTGCAACCGGATAAGTTTGGCTCCATTCCCAAGGCCATGTGGTGGGCGATGGCCACTCTAACCACCGTGGGTTACGGCGATGTAGTGCCTATCACCCCGCTCGGGCAATTTTTTGGGGGCCTTATCACTTTACTCAGTATGGGCATGGTCGCGATCCCCACCGGCCTTCTGGCTTCAAGCTTTGCGGACCAAATGCGCAAACGTCGAGATGCGTTCAATGAGGCTGTGCTGCATGCATTAGTCGATGGCGACGTCGACAAAAGTGAAAGAGCCCATTTAGAAGCCCTTCGTATTGAACTTGGCTTAAGTCAATTGGAAGCAAACCAAGCGATTAAACTAATGAGCAGTCAACGCGTCCATAACATGTACTGTCGTCACTGTGGTAAAAAGCTGTAG
- the tyrS gene encoding tyrosine--tRNA ligase, whose translation MDLETAFAEISRGAEEILLQDELKEKLKSGKKLRIKAGFDPTAPDLHLGHTVLINKMKTFQDLGHEVIFLIGDFTGMIGDPTGKNVTRKPLTREDVLANAETYKEQVFKILDPAKTTVAFNSEWMEKLGTAGMIKLAARQTVARMLERDDFKKRYANGQAIAIHEFLYPLVQGWDSVALEADVELGGTDQRFNLLMGRELQKDEGQKPQTVLMMPLLEGTDGVQKMSKSLGNYIGITDAPNDMFGKVMSISDDLMWRYYELLSAKTLDDIAALKEEVAGGRNPRDIKIEFAKEMIARFHSEADAEAAHQDFIKRFQKNALPDEIPEVTVTIEGESTFITNLLKEAGLVASTSEAMRMIKQGAVKLNGEDKVTDTKLEVTKGSCEIYQVGKRKFAKVTVN comes from the coding sequence GTGGATTTAGAAACTGCATTTGCAGAGATTAGCCGTGGTGCAGAAGAAATTCTGTTGCAAGATGAATTAAAAGAAAAGCTGAAGTCAGGTAAAAAACTACGTATTAAAGCGGGTTTCGATCCAACAGCACCTGATTTGCATTTAGGCCACACAGTGCTAATCAATAAAATGAAAACCTTTCAAGACTTAGGTCATGAGGTGATTTTCTTGATTGGTGATTTCACCGGTATGATTGGCGACCCAACGGGCAAAAATGTAACTCGTAAGCCACTTACTCGTGAAGATGTACTGGCAAATGCAGAAACATACAAAGAACAGGTTTTCAAAATCCTTGATCCTGCCAAAACCACAGTTGCATTCAATTCTGAGTGGATGGAAAAGCTAGGCACCGCCGGTATGATCAAGCTTGCTGCACGTCAAACCGTGGCACGTATGCTTGAGCGCGACGACTTTAAAAAGCGTTATGCAAATGGACAAGCAATCGCAATCCACGAATTCTTATATCCACTGGTTCAAGGTTGGGACTCGGTTGCATTAGAGGCGGATGTTGAGCTTGGTGGTACCGATCAGCGCTTTAACCTATTAATGGGTCGTGAGCTACAAAAAGACGAAGGGCAAAAGCCGCAAACAGTACTGATGATGCCGTTACTTGAAGGCACCGACGGCGTACAGAAAATGTCTAAGTCATTAGGTAATTACATCGGTATTACTGACGCACCAAACGATATGTTTGGTAAAGTGATGTCGATTTCTGATGATTTAATGTGGCGTTACTACGAATTACTAAGTGCGAAAACACTGGATGATATCGCTGCACTTAAAGAAGAAGTTGCGGGCGGCCGTAACCCTCGTGACATTAAGATTGAATTTGCAAAAGAAATGATTGCTCGATTCCACAGTGAAGCTGATGCTGAAGCGGCACATCAAGACTTTATCAAGCGTTTCCAAAAAAATGCCTTACCTGATGAGATCCCTGAAGTCACGGTAACTATTGAGGGTGAAAGCACGTTTATCACTAATTTGCTAAAAGAAGCTGGTTTAGTTGCTAGTACTTCAGAGGCGATGCGCATGATCAAGCAAGGTGCAGTAAAACTTAACGGCGAAGACAAAGTAACGGATACCAAATTAGAAGTTACTAAAGGTTCTTGCGAAATCTACCAAGTAGGTAAGCGTAAGTTTGCGAAAGTAACGGTAAACTAA
- a CDS encoding bifunctional acetate--CoA ligase family protein/GNAT family N-acetyltransferase translates to MSVKRISQFFNPQSIAVIGASNNPDRAGFIVMRNLLQGGFKGPIMPVSPKHTAVHGVLAYSTIKQLPKVPDLAVICTNKQTLVQIINELGDIGCQHAIIIAAGLDNQHKQQLKEAAKIAKVTLLGPNCLGLLIPHLGINASFSHTVAAPGKLAFISQSAAVCSTILDWAQHKKIGFSYFVSVGDCLDIDFDELLDFLGRDPKTQAILLYIDNIDDVRRFISAARAAAFSKPVIAIKTGKTKAGAIAALNHTGGNTSDDAVYDAMFQRAGMLRVNDLRELFAATQTLALHPKLLQVEQLTILTNGGGPGIMAVDTLLQNSGKLAVLSEQTKQALSDLIPQTDHACNPIDIFGDSSPKRYQQALEILLKADEVKNLLIIHTPSALAPSTAYAEIIAQTLAKIPKMARPYVMTNFMGEEAAYAARLVCANAKIPTYRTPEGAVGAFMHLVSYRRNQKHLTQTPESYSDEGQLQHVQSKRLINDFLNSGANKLATHLASQVLANYDIECIETQIALTPSEAKEQAQQLGFPVALKLISHDIPSKSEVGGVVLNLNDAEEVEQTAFSMLLRIREAAPDAEIEGFSLQRMAKRAGGQELRIAVKTEPGVGPVILLGEAGTGLNFSQAAVALPPLNMNLAKYLIAAAHDKGFIKERALPEKVDKYRLCALLTRVSQMVVDQPEIIDMELNPILACSGQFQVLDASITLRRYEPVSGRKRLAIRPYPRELVRTVTLKDGRPATLRPIRPEDERAHQEFDQSLSKEDRYRRFFGELPQFNHEQLAKMTQIDYDREMAFIVTVPNKSSYQTLGVSRVLMDPDNQVAEFAVVVRSDCQGLGLGRILMEAAIKHCRKQGVQCIEGITLPENSGMIGLAKKLGFTVSRDFEEGTIQMVLHLN, encoded by the coding sequence ATGAGCGTAAAGCGTATTAGCCAATTTTTTAACCCCCAATCCATCGCGGTGATTGGCGCTTCTAACAATCCTGATCGCGCCGGCTTTATCGTAATGCGTAACTTGCTACAAGGCGGCTTTAAAGGGCCCATTATGCCCGTCAGTCCAAAGCATACCGCCGTGCATGGGGTGCTTGCCTACAGCACCATCAAACAGCTCCCCAAAGTCCCTGATCTCGCTGTTATTTGTACCAACAAACAAACCCTAGTGCAAATCATCAATGAGCTTGGTGATATTGGCTGTCAACATGCGATCATCATCGCGGCGGGTCTTGATAATCAGCACAAACAACAATTAAAAGAAGCTGCCAAAATAGCGAAGGTCACTTTGCTTGGTCCTAATTGTCTCGGTTTACTCATTCCTCACTTGGGTATTAATGCCAGTTTCTCTCATACGGTTGCCGCGCCCGGTAAGCTTGCTTTTATTTCACAATCGGCGGCGGTATGCTCAACCATACTGGACTGGGCACAACATAAAAAAATCGGCTTTTCTTACTTTGTTTCCGTTGGGGATTGCCTTGATATCGATTTCGACGAGCTACTCGACTTTCTCGGGCGGGATCCAAAAACCCAAGCTATTTTGCTTTACATCGATAATATCGATGATGTTAGGCGCTTTATTTCCGCAGCTCGAGCCGCTGCATTTAGCAAACCCGTCATTGCGATAAAAACCGGAAAAACCAAGGCTGGCGCAATCGCAGCACTGAACCACACCGGTGGCAATACCTCCGATGACGCGGTTTATGATGCCATGTTCCAACGTGCAGGTATGCTGAGGGTAAACGATCTTAGGGAGCTATTTGCTGCCACTCAAACCCTTGCTTTACATCCCAAATTGCTGCAAGTAGAGCAGCTGACCATTTTAACCAATGGCGGGGGTCCTGGGATCATGGCGGTAGATACCTTACTACAGAACTCTGGCAAACTGGCGGTGCTAAGCGAGCAGACCAAACAAGCGCTCAGTGACCTGATCCCGCAAACGGACCATGCTTGTAATCCCATAGATATTTTTGGCGATTCCTCACCAAAGCGTTACCAACAAGCACTAGAGATCTTATTAAAAGCCGATGAAGTCAAAAACCTATTGATAATCCATACTCCATCAGCGCTTGCGCCAAGTACCGCTTATGCGGAGATCATTGCACAGACCTTAGCCAAAATTCCAAAAATGGCACGCCCTTATGTGATGACAAACTTTATGGGTGAAGAAGCGGCCTACGCTGCAAGGCTCGTGTGCGCGAACGCTAAGATCCCAACTTATCGCACACCAGAAGGTGCAGTTGGTGCCTTTATGCACTTAGTTAGCTACCGCCGAAACCAAAAACACCTCACGCAAACACCTGAGTCCTACAGTGATGAAGGTCAGCTGCAACATGTGCAAAGCAAACGTTTAATCAATGACTTTTTAAACTCAGGCGCCAATAAACTCGCGACTCATTTGGCCTCTCAAGTGCTGGCGAATTACGATATAGAATGTATAGAGACGCAAATCGCCCTCACCCCCTCAGAAGCAAAAGAGCAAGCTCAGCAGCTTGGTTTTCCCGTTGCACTCAAACTGATAAGCCATGATATTCCCTCTAAATCGGAAGTGGGTGGGGTTGTACTCAACCTCAACGATGCCGAAGAAGTAGAACAAACTGCATTTTCTATGTTACTACGGATCCGTGAGGCAGCCCCCGATGCTGAAATAGAGGGCTTCTCTTTGCAACGCATGGCAAAACGCGCTGGTGGACAAGAATTACGGATAGCAGTAAAAACCGAACCCGGTGTTGGCCCTGTTATTTTACTGGGTGAAGCGGGCACCGGGCTTAATTTCTCGCAAGCTGCGGTGGCATTGCCGCCACTGAATATGAACCTTGCAAAGTACCTGATTGCAGCCGCCCATGATAAAGGCTTTATCAAAGAACGAGCGCTACCTGAAAAAGTCGATAAATACCGTTTATGCGCCCTACTCACTCGCGTCTCTCAAATGGTAGTCGACCAGCCTGAGATCATTGATATGGAGCTCAATCCCATTTTGGCCTGCTCGGGTCAGTTCCAAGTACTCGACGCCAGTATTACGCTAAGGCGATACGAGCCGGTATCTGGCCGTAAACGCTTGGCCATCCGACCTTACCCTCGAGAGTTGGTAAGAACCGTGACATTAAAAGATGGCCGCCCCGCAACCTTGAGACCTATTCGTCCTGAAGATGAAAGAGCGCACCAAGAGTTTGACCAGTCTTTAAGTAAAGAAGATAGATACCGCCGCTTTTTTGGTGAACTGCCGCAATTTAATCATGAGCAGCTCGCCAAAATGACGCAAATTGACTACGACCGAGAAATGGCGTTTATCGTCACTGTGCCTAATAAATCTAGCTACCAAACGCTTGGGGTATCACGCGTATTGATGGACCCAGATAACCAAGTGGCTGAATTTGCCGTAGTTGTACGCTCAGATTGCCAAGGACTTGGGCTTGGACGCATACTCATGGAAGCGGCAATAAAGCACTGTCGAAAACAAGGCGTGCAATGCATAGAAGGGATCACCCTGCCAGAAAACAGCGGTATGATAGGACTTGCCAAAAAGCTTGGATTTACCGTATCTCGAGATTTTGAGGAAGGCACCATTCAGATGGTGTTACACTTAAACTAA
- a CDS encoding EAL domain-containing protein, translating to MLIDEQGYLWLSTEGGLNRYDGYQVLDVNGPDGVLDKVQVNYIYQDNLGGIWITTGIAGLLRYDPMKDEYRKYIEPPSTEDEFYSNLVNIVLTKDDDHMWVVRTNDVAILNIHTGKLESEVTLPLDEESGFIRAVYQHQDILFIATSERLFAYHLTTKKLRTLDHLAAIEHPYQTNTKSLFILDQDTLLVGAVQGMYELDISQLLKDFDAEVSFKTLLPELNIWKMLRHDEQTLLLGTDKGLVYYTIEDGNAVRDKRLSTSVFLPSNTSIIDIVKDNYSGLWVATKEDGAFYLPDSTLAFDNVSDLTVEGEGFSHSNVWAMHESNQFLWLATNDGLTRYNPKTRETKQFLKGYLGDEILSEFIIWKITEYNNKLWLTTVKGLFVFDPITHEVTRPKANSPEDHEILTSFVKGGELLADGKFYFVNSDVGMFVYDINTAELTHLTKSFENVDPFLTYGFYPPLPNEPLKPLYYYAGVLLQYDPQLETLTEIYKAPKANKHLAVDITTYTIDKNNILWLSLSSFGLIGLTLDGYEPIYNIDLKAHKIDTLMYEMRQDKEGMIWMSSHKGIWRLDPDNLHLQQFTTEDGILSNEFNGGASVMLEDGRIAYGMLKGFVVFSPDDNRPKKPLLDHVNITSVDLISRPNQKAGLKQFDHIELEHDDIGLEVSFSAMAFSYQDRIIYEYQISGGQKILSRNQNRVVFPKLNPGEYALKVWAKDPLTGDYTPPAKLTISVNYPAWRSPVAIAGYVFLTLLLLSIWSYRKYRVEQLILAAHKETQDREARLKMALEGSNSGVWEWHAGSTLIYQPRLVTELDYELESVGLDDYLQKIHPSDRAMFRLQWLEFVTTNKGFIDCTYRLKDSKGQWRWYKDFGKVLEWDEGNPTQVAGTYTNLTRERLFEERAALFGAAFEQTRDWVMILDKRLRIQACNRAMQNAFNLDSIPSSSTAVKLGMSRQKRMMYLRQTLALAVHQHLSSEEVVSLPNGDERDVLIKISAVANGDGELYSYVVVLTDISQQKRTEKELYQLANYDLQTKLPNKALLMDRVQHAIKQSQAQETYFALLVIKFNRLQNLYDIYGADFVAELLPLLATKLRCCFRELDSLATGHDKSFYVLMEHLDNPEKVHQYVECLVHSFSTPLEAAGHTVQMQPTIGIAMYPNDASDAFELNRAAKAALEHVNVQQTSSYQFFREEMNGKVRRSREVEQALMRALKNGEFSNHYQPIVDVQSDTLLGFEALLRWPENSEFCAQEYALAAEHAGVVTELTLQTLSRALVELRHWQTIERDLYISINLSAIDFESSSLVDNIQQALSRSKVSGHSVAFEITETALLSNVDSAVKVMKEIKALGCQIYMDDFGTGYASLTYLQQLPIDVIKIDKSFVQQIAEDPESYLIIRSCVNLAHGLGLKCVAEGVENDLQYQRIKAEQVDYYQGYRFSSAISGEQVAQLLSETSL from the coding sequence TTGCTTATAGATGAGCAAGGTTACTTGTGGCTTTCTACCGAAGGTGGGCTCAACCGCTACGACGGTTATCAAGTGCTGGACGTGAATGGGCCTGATGGCGTGCTTGATAAAGTGCAAGTGAATTATATTTACCAGGATAACCTTGGTGGCATTTGGATCACGACAGGTATCGCGGGATTGTTGCGATACGATCCCATGAAAGATGAATATAGAAAGTACATAGAGCCACCTTCCACAGAGGACGAGTTTTATTCCAATTTGGTTAATATTGTTTTGACCAAAGATGACGACCACATGTGGGTTGTACGCACCAATGATGTTGCTATTCTCAATATCCATACCGGCAAACTTGAGAGTGAAGTGACTTTGCCGCTAGATGAAGAAAGTGGTTTTATACGCGCAGTCTATCAGCATCAAGATATCTTGTTTATCGCCACTTCTGAGCGCTTGTTTGCATATCATTTAACAACGAAAAAACTAAGAACGCTCGATCACCTCGCTGCTATTGAACATCCTTACCAAACAAATACTAAATCGCTATTTATTTTAGACCAAGATACCTTGCTCGTGGGTGCCGTTCAGGGGATGTACGAGCTAGACATTTCTCAATTACTAAAAGATTTTGACGCAGAGGTATCATTTAAAACGCTGCTTCCTGAGCTAAACATATGGAAAATGCTCAGACATGATGAGCAGACTTTGCTGCTTGGTACTGATAAAGGTCTCGTCTACTATACTATTGAAGATGGCAATGCAGTTCGCGATAAACGCTTGTCTACAAGCGTCTTTTTGCCATCAAATACCAGTATTATCGATATCGTCAAAGACAACTATAGCGGACTTTGGGTTGCCACAAAAGAAGATGGCGCATTTTACTTACCAGACAGTACGCTGGCGTTTGACAACGTTAGCGACCTTACCGTTGAAGGTGAGGGTTTTTCTCACAGTAATGTCTGGGCGATGCATGAATCTAATCAGTTTTTGTGGCTGGCAACGAATGACGGCCTTACGCGATACAATCCAAAAACCAGAGAGACCAAACAGTTTCTAAAGGGTTACTTGGGTGACGAAATTCTTTCAGAGTTTATTATCTGGAAGATAACAGAGTATAACAATAAGCTTTGGCTAACGACTGTAAAAGGACTGTTTGTCTTTGACCCTATTACTCATGAGGTGACAAGACCCAAGGCTAATAGTCCTGAAGACCACGAGATACTGACATCCTTTGTGAAAGGGGGGGAGTTGTTAGCTGACGGTAAGTTTTATTTCGTCAATAGTGACGTGGGGATGTTTGTTTATGATATTAATACAGCAGAGCTGACACACCTTACGAAGTCATTTGAAAATGTCGATCCGTTTCTTACTTATGGCTTCTACCCACCACTTCCAAACGAACCGCTGAAACCTCTTTACTACTACGCAGGAGTATTGCTGCAATATGATCCGCAGTTAGAAACGCTAACTGAGATCTATAAAGCGCCAAAAGCAAATAAGCATTTAGCGGTCGATATCACCACCTATACCATAGATAAAAATAATATCTTGTGGTTGTCGTTATCATCGTTTGGTTTGATTGGTCTGACGCTAGACGGTTATGAGCCAATTTATAATATCGATTTAAAAGCCCACAAAATAGATACTTTGATGTATGAAATGCGCCAAGACAAAGAAGGAATGATTTGGATGTCATCTCACAAAGGAATTTGGCGTCTAGACCCGGATAATTTGCATTTACAACAATTCACGACCGAAGACGGCATACTTTCTAACGAGTTTAACGGTGGCGCGTCAGTGATGTTGGAGGACGGTCGCATTGCGTATGGTATGTTGAAAGGGTTTGTGGTGTTTTCTCCTGATGACAATCGGCCTAAAAAGCCTTTACTTGATCATGTAAATATCACCAGCGTGGATTTAATTTCTCGCCCAAATCAAAAAGCCGGATTAAAGCAATTTGATCACATTGAACTTGAACATGACGATATTGGACTCGAAGTGTCATTCTCTGCGATGGCATTTAGCTATCAGGATCGGATCATTTATGAGTATCAAATATCCGGTGGTCAGAAGATCTTGAGCCGCAATCAAAATCGTGTGGTATTTCCTAAACTGAATCCCGGTGAATATGCGTTAAAAGTGTGGGCCAAAGACCCATTAACGGGAGATTACACACCGCCTGCAAAATTAACTATTAGTGTTAACTATCCCGCGTGGCGTTCACCCGTTGCGATTGCTGGATATGTGTTTCTTACGCTCTTACTACTGTCTATTTGGAGCTATCGAAAGTATCGTGTTGAGCAACTTATTCTTGCCGCTCATAAGGAAACACAAGACCGCGAAGCTAGGTTGAAAATGGCGCTAGAGGGAAGTAACTCCGGTGTATGGGAGTGGCATGCGGGTAGTACGTTAATCTATCAGCCTCGATTAGTTACTGAGCTCGATTACGAGCTTGAGAGTGTCGGCTTGGACGATTACCTGCAAAAGATACATCCCTCGGATAGAGCCATGTTCCGCTTACAGTGGCTTGAGTTCGTCACAACGAACAAAGGGTTTATCGACTGTACTTATCGATTAAAAGACAGCAAAGGTCAGTGGCGTTGGTATAAGGATTTTGGCAAGGTACTCGAGTGGGATGAAGGCAATCCAACACAAGTGGCAGGCACCTATACCAACTTAACGCGTGAACGTTTATTTGAAGAGCGTGCCGCATTATTTGGGGCTGCGTTTGAGCAGACCCGTGACTGGGTTATGATCTTAGACAAAAGACTACGTATCCAGGCTTGTAATCGGGCGATGCAAAATGCCTTTAATCTTGACTCTATCCCGTCATCAAGCACTGCGGTGAAACTTGGGATGTCGAGACAAAAGCGGATGATGTATCTACGCCAAACGTTGGCGTTGGCAGTGCATCAGCACTTAAGTTCAGAGGAAGTCGTTAGTCTGCCTAATGGTGATGAAAGAGACGTATTGATTAAGATTAGTGCCGTCGCAAATGGTGATGGCGAACTATACAGTTATGTCGTGGTGCTAACCGATATTAGCCAACAAAAGCGTACTGAAAAAGAGCTATATCAGCTCGCTAACTACGATTTACAGACGAAGTTGCCGAATAAAGCGTTATTGATGGATAGAGTGCAGCATGCAATCAAGCAGTCGCAGGCTCAAGAGACGTATTTTGCGTTGTTGGTAATCAAATTTAATCGCTTACAGAATCTATACGATATTTATGGTGCAGACTTTGTGGCCGAGCTGCTTCCACTGCTTGCAACAAAGCTACGCTGTTGCTTCCGAGAATTAGACAGTTTAGCAACGGGGCATGATAAGTCGTTTTATGTGTTGATGGAGCATCTCGATAACCCTGAAAAGGTGCATCAATATGTAGAGTGTTTAGTTCACTCATTTAGCACACCTTTGGAGGCTGCTGGACATACTGTGCAGATGCAACCTACGATAGGAATTGCAATGTACCCGAATGATGCGTCTGACGCTTTTGAGCTCAATCGAGCGGCAAAGGCGGCTCTTGAGCATGTCAATGTACAACAAACTTCTAGTTATCAGTTTTTCCGCGAAGAGATGAATGGCAAGGTCAGGCGTTCTCGTGAAGTCGAACAAGCGCTTATGCGAGCACTCAAAAATGGTGAATTTAGTAATCATTATCAGCCAATTGTTGATGTACAAAGCGATACCTTGCTTGGCTTTGAAGCGCTATTACGTTGGCCTGAAAATAGTGAGTTTTGCGCTCAGGAGTATGCGCTCGCAGCTGAACATGCTGGCGTAGTTACCGAGCTTACCTTACAAACCCTTTCCCGAGCATTGGTTGAATTGAGGCATTGGCAAACCATTGAGCGCGATTTATATATTTCGATTAATCTATCAGCCATTGATTTTGAATCCTCAAGCTTGGTCGATAATATTCAACAAGCTCTGAGTCGCAGTAAAGTGTCTGGTCACTCAGTGGCTTTTGAGATAACGGAAACCGCTTTGCTTTCTAACGTTGATAGCGCGGTGAAAGTGATGAAAGAAATAAAAGCACTGGGTTGCCAGATCTACATGGATGACTTTGGGACGGGGTACGCCTCTTTGACCTATCTGCAACAATTGCCTATTGACGTCATCAAGATAGATAAAAGCTTTGTACAACAAATTGCTGAGGATCCTGAAAGCTATTTAATCATTCGCTCATGTGTAAACTTAGCGCATGGATTGGGATTAAAATGTGTCGCAGAAGGGGTGGAAAACGACCTGCAGTATCAGCGAATTAAAGCTGAGCAAGTCGATTATTATCAAGGTTACCGTTTCAGCTCGGCGATTAGTGGCGAACAAGTCGCGCAACTACTCTCTGAAACATCACTGTAG
- a CDS encoding GNAT family N-acetyltransferase, protein MLTIGLLPAVMTPLVNKFYAAHKARGRAAKHDKVWVAKNSNEIIAACRLQPVDGYWLLVGVYVASQHRKQGIAKKLIETVIAQFRSQQPQQIIYTFAYCHLHDFYSALGFQSNSRELPPELASRLSSYLGQNRQLVAMYYV, encoded by the coding sequence ATGCTGACAATTGGATTGCTCCCAGCCGTAATGACGCCGCTTGTAAATAAGTTTTATGCTGCACATAAGGCGCGGGGACGAGCAGCAAAACACGACAAAGTGTGGGTTGCAAAAAATAGCAATGAAATTATCGCGGCTTGTCGTTTGCAACCTGTAGACGGATATTGGTTGCTGGTGGGCGTTTATGTTGCATCACAACATAGAAAACAAGGCATTGCGAAGAAACTAATTGAAACCGTAATTGCACAATTTCGTAGTCAGCAGCCACAGCAGATAATTTATACTTTTGCTTACTGTCATCTTCATGACTTTTACAGCGCACTTGGGTTTCAAAGCAATTCACGAGAGCTACCACCTGAACTTGCTTCTCGCTTATCTAGTTATCTTGGACAAAATCGTCAACTCGTGGCAATGTATTACGTCTAG
- a CDS encoding transporter substrate-binding domain-containing protein, with the protein MKALLLCLLMIISTVAHAANELPKVMRFNKPPQTPQALYVIELMEMVYQSLGIELRLEEFNHKGSLIAANAGNLDGQLARVASVENEYPNLRRIDYPLFQFNLQLFTLCAHCELNEIKSLTVRSGYPVATTYLAEHHTTAYVIGVKSAVAQLNLVMQKQVEGALILDFHLKPHLKNINEETLQIKNLAVVESFHFVHKRNEQLVPLIKAKLEEFEQQGIIKMLKAKYQI; encoded by the coding sequence TTGAAAGCCTTATTACTGTGTTTACTAATGATTATTTCAACTGTTGCACACGCCGCGAATGAACTGCCGAAAGTTATGCGCTTCAATAAACCACCGCAAACTCCACAAGCGCTCTATGTGATAGAGCTGATGGAAATGGTTTATCAATCTCTCGGAATAGAGTTACGCCTTGAGGAGTTTAATCATAAAGGTTCTTTAATTGCAGCCAACGCAGGAAACTTAGACGGACAGCTAGCTCGAGTTGCCAGTGTGGAGAATGAGTATCCAAACCTGCGCCGTATTGACTATCCCTTATTTCAGTTTAATTTACAGTTATTCACCCTATGTGCTCACTGCGAACTTAACGAAATCAAATCCTTAACGGTCCGCAGCGGCTACCCCGTCGCAACTACTTATTTGGCTGAACACCATACCACAGCCTATGTTATTGGCGTTAAAAGCGCGGTGGCACAGCTTAACTTAGTCATGCAGAAACAGGTTGAAGGCGCATTGATACTCGACTTTCACTTAAAGCCACATCTAAAGAACATAAATGAAGAAACATTGCAGATAAAAAATTTAGCCGTCGTTGAAAGTTTCCACTTTGTACATAAGCGTAACGAACAACTAGTTCCACTTATCAAAGCAAAGTTAGAGGAGTTTGAGCAACAGGGAATAATAAAAATGCTTAAAGCTAAATATCAAATTTGA